One genomic window of Mauremys mutica isolate MM-2020 ecotype Southern chromosome 5, ASM2049712v1, whole genome shotgun sequence includes the following:
- the MAP9 gene encoding microtubule-associated protein 9 isoform X1 — protein MQLRRRRQERSGRCAAPRASPPRTGPRRHGTGSHGRRDLSSLEQRAEGVKTRRTCIRVISPDLFPTMSDEDIGTTLAYTKSPKVSRRTTFQNELQEAISARAARQQTAEYSDDFDSDEDEERPENNSAVENTNKKSVAFDITLSDDETTQKKALLKSEIADHLTSLLYEEKLQQMTILKSQNLSGDREDETECLFIEKLTCHGNEGDHCNESHMAVLQNEREEITQHEFENKPVPKLREQRIKNISSAENVSISALDDRYKPSPQPRSVLRKSSHVEDKDVARAEDKASSSYRLSSFSAPSSLTRLSDRITTSEKRALAESPSPEGPWLTSSPPPFPIHFHSADEISGDSSLLMCGEGSPSKGQDQTEDDDCRDLKLENNGRKSPSVIELMMTTVYEKTKKLQKSSDYQLEENLQTLEEKFIADGIKEMSLNDKSEDMAEVSTSEDSDKKEFEYKETLSQKVRPSSSSRSLSSTYLKKAGKTIPPSTTTSSQYLGTLKVLDNKHLQKYSAELDKADSLRAAVYQDWLEKKRVFLLELQRIKRNKAENLKNANEKKEATKKEEAIASFEAWKAMKEKEAKKKLAEKKKLEELKKRRAAEQNEEKKEEAQKAAFEKWKEKKAEYLREQSRKEKRAERIKKKKEEEASAEKKRDSMSAVDKWNEKKEEFVKQKKTEKIQEKRHQEIEQVEREEKDKRAMEEYERWLEEPPLKGQLSTAQNQQRLEAAPAAKEKKERRDQIEKKQKKLQVILEDETPPPWSPPGKAVSSRNY, from the exons ATGCAGCTGCGACGACGACGGCAGGAGCGGAGCGGCCGCTGCGCAGCGCCTAGAGCGAGCCCCCCTCGGACGGGCCCGCGCAGGCACGGGACAGGCAGTCACGGGAG GAGAGATTTGAGCTCACTGGAGCAGCGAGCTGAGGGCGTGAAAACGAGGAGAACCTGCATAAGAGTCATTTCTCCAGACCTTTTCCCCACCATGTCTGATGAAGATATTGGCACCACTTTAGCGTATACCAAGAGCCCCAAGGTCTCCAGAAGAACCACTTTTCAG aatgaGCTACAAGAAGCAATTTCTGCTCGTGCAGCAAGACAGCAAACTGCTGAATACTCAGATGACTTTGACAGTGATGAAGATG AAGAACGTCCTGAAAATAATTCAGCTGTTGAAAACACAAATAAGAAATCAGTTGCCTTTGATATTACCCTCTCAGATGATGAGACTACTCAGAAAAAGGCCCTTTTGAAAAGTGAAATTGCTGATCACTTGACTTCACTATTATATGAAGAGAAACTTCAACAGATGACAATTTTGAAAAGCCAAAACTTGAGTGGTGACAGAGAAGATGAAACAGAATGTTTATTCATTGAAAAATTAACTTGTCATGGTAATGAAGGTGACCACTGTAATGAATCACATATGGCTGTACTGCAAAATGAAAGAGAAGAAATTACTCAACATGAATTTGAAAACAAACCAGTACCAAAGCTAAGGGAGCAAAGAATCAAAAATATATCTTCAG CTGAGAATGTCAGCATTTCTGCACTGGATGATCGTTATAAACCATCACCTCAACCAAGAAGTGTCTTAAGAAAGAGCAGCCATGTAGAAGACAAAGATGTTGCCAGGGCAGAAGATAAGGCTTCTTCTAGTTACAGATTATCTTCATTTTCTGCACCATCCTCCCTAACTAGGCTGAGTGACAGAATAACAACATCTGAGAAAAGGGCACTTGCTGAAAGCCCTAGTCCTGAG GGTCCATGGCTAACAAGCTCTCCACCACCATTCCCTATTCATTTTCATTCAGCTGATGAAATATCTGGAGACTCCAGTTTGTTAATGTGTGGCGAAGGCTCTCCTTCAAAAG GCCAGGATCAAACAGAAGATGATGACTGCAGGGATTTGAAATTGGAGAATAATGGCAGAAAATCCCCATCTGTGATAGAACTAATGATGACTACAGTGTATGAGAAAACTAAGAAACTACAGAAGTCAAGTGATTACCAGCTTGAAGAAAATTTGCAAACATTGGAAGAGAAATTCATTGCTGATGGCATAAAGGAAATGTCACTGAATGATAAATCTGAAGACATGGCAGAAGTGAGCACTTCAGAGGACTCGGACAAG AAAGAATTTGAATATAAGGAGACACTTTCACAAAAAGTGAGACCTTCTTCATCAAGCAG GTCTCTGTCCTCTACATACTTGAAGAAAGCTGGGAAAACCATCCCTCCATCTACAACTACATCTTCTCAATACTTGGGAACATTAAAGGTCTTGGACAATAAACACTTACAAAAATATAGTGCTGAGCTTGACAAAGCAGATAGTCTACGAGCAGCTGTTTATCAG GATTGGTTGGAAAAGAAAAGAGTCTTTCTACTGGAACTGCAGAGAATTAAAAGGAACAAAGCAGAAAATTTAAAGAAcgcaaatgaaaag AAAGAAGCTaccaagaaagaagaagcaaTTGCATCTTTTGAAGCCTGGAAGGCAATGaaagaaaaagaagcaaaaaagaaacTAGCTGAAAAAAAGAAGCTTGAGGAGTTGAAGAAACGGAGAGCAGCAGAACAGAATGAAGAGAAAAAAGAAGAAGCTCAAAAGGCA GCATttgaaaaatggaaagaaaagaaagcaGAATATTTAAGAGAGCAAAGTAGAAAGGAAAAACGAGCTGAAAGAAtcaagaagaagaaagaagaggaagCTAGTGCAGAAAAGAAACGAGACAGCATGTCTGCCGTTGATAAATG GaatgagaaaaaggaagaatttgTAAAACAAAAGAAGACAGAAAAAATCCAAGAGAAAAGACATCAAGAAATAGAACAGGttgaaagagaagaaaaagatAAAAGGGCTATGGAGGAATATGAAAGATGGCTG GAAGAGCCACCTCTGAAGGGCCAACTCAGCACAGCACAGAACCAGCAAAGGCTAGAAGCAGCGCCAGCTGCAAAA gaaaagaaagagaggagAGACCAGATTGAGAAAAAACAAAAGAAGCTCCAGGTTATCCTTGAGGATGAAACCCCTCCTCCATGGAGCCCACCTGGCAAAGCTGTGTCCTCAAGGAACTACTGA
- the MAP9 gene encoding microtubule-associated protein 9 isoform X3: MQLRRRRQERSGRCAAPRASPPRTGPRRRDLSSLEQRAEGVKTRRTCIRVISPDLFPTMSDEDIGTTLAYTKSPKVSRRTTFQNELQEAISARAARQQTAEYSDDFDSDEDEERPENNSAVENTNKKSVAFDITLSDDETTQKKALLKSEIADHLTSLLYEEKLQQMTILKSQNLSGDREDETECLFIEKLTCHGNEGDHCNESHMAVLQNEREEITQHEFENKPVPKLREQRIKNISSAENVSISALDDRYKPSPQPRSVLRKSSHVEDKDVARAEDKASSSYRLSSFSAPSSLTRLSDRITTSEKRALAESPSPEGPWLTSSPPPFPIHFHSADEISGDSSLLMCGEGSPSKGQDQTEDDDCRDLKLENNGRKSPSVIELMMTTVYEKTKKLQKSSDYQLEENLQTLEEKFIADGIKEMSLNDKSEDMAEVSTSEDSDKKEFEYKETLSQKVRPSSSSRSLSSTYLKKAGKTIPPSTTTSSQYLGTLKVLDNKHLQKYSAELDKADSLRAAVYQDWLEKKRVFLLELQRIKRNKAENLKNANEKKEATKKEEAIASFEAWKAMKEKEAKKKLAEKKKLEELKKRRAAEQNEEKKEEAQKAAFEKWKEKKAEYLREQSRKEKRAERIKKKKEEEASAEKKRDSMSAVDKWNEKKEEFVKQKKTEKIQEKRHQEIEQVEREEKDKRAMEEYERWLEEPPLKGQLSTAQNQQRLEAAPAAKEKKERRDQIEKKQKKLQVILEDETPPPWSPPGKAVSSRNY; encoded by the exons ATGCAGCTGCGACGACGACGGCAGGAGCGGAGCGGCCGCTGCGCAGCGCCTAGAGCGAGCCCCCCTCGGACGGGCCCGCGCAG GAGAGATTTGAGCTCACTGGAGCAGCGAGCTGAGGGCGTGAAAACGAGGAGAACCTGCATAAGAGTCATTTCTCCAGACCTTTTCCCCACCATGTCTGATGAAGATATTGGCACCACTTTAGCGTATACCAAGAGCCCCAAGGTCTCCAGAAGAACCACTTTTCAG aatgaGCTACAAGAAGCAATTTCTGCTCGTGCAGCAAGACAGCAAACTGCTGAATACTCAGATGACTTTGACAGTGATGAAGATG AAGAACGTCCTGAAAATAATTCAGCTGTTGAAAACACAAATAAGAAATCAGTTGCCTTTGATATTACCCTCTCAGATGATGAGACTACTCAGAAAAAGGCCCTTTTGAAAAGTGAAATTGCTGATCACTTGACTTCACTATTATATGAAGAGAAACTTCAACAGATGACAATTTTGAAAAGCCAAAACTTGAGTGGTGACAGAGAAGATGAAACAGAATGTTTATTCATTGAAAAATTAACTTGTCATGGTAATGAAGGTGACCACTGTAATGAATCACATATGGCTGTACTGCAAAATGAAAGAGAAGAAATTACTCAACATGAATTTGAAAACAAACCAGTACCAAAGCTAAGGGAGCAAAGAATCAAAAATATATCTTCAG CTGAGAATGTCAGCATTTCTGCACTGGATGATCGTTATAAACCATCACCTCAACCAAGAAGTGTCTTAAGAAAGAGCAGCCATGTAGAAGACAAAGATGTTGCCAGGGCAGAAGATAAGGCTTCTTCTAGTTACAGATTATCTTCATTTTCTGCACCATCCTCCCTAACTAGGCTGAGTGACAGAATAACAACATCTGAGAAAAGGGCACTTGCTGAAAGCCCTAGTCCTGAG GGTCCATGGCTAACAAGCTCTCCACCACCATTCCCTATTCATTTTCATTCAGCTGATGAAATATCTGGAGACTCCAGTTTGTTAATGTGTGGCGAAGGCTCTCCTTCAAAAG GCCAGGATCAAACAGAAGATGATGACTGCAGGGATTTGAAATTGGAGAATAATGGCAGAAAATCCCCATCTGTGATAGAACTAATGATGACTACAGTGTATGAGAAAACTAAGAAACTACAGAAGTCAAGTGATTACCAGCTTGAAGAAAATTTGCAAACATTGGAAGAGAAATTCATTGCTGATGGCATAAAGGAAATGTCACTGAATGATAAATCTGAAGACATGGCAGAAGTGAGCACTTCAGAGGACTCGGACAAG AAAGAATTTGAATATAAGGAGACACTTTCACAAAAAGTGAGACCTTCTTCATCAAGCAG GTCTCTGTCCTCTACATACTTGAAGAAAGCTGGGAAAACCATCCCTCCATCTACAACTACATCTTCTCAATACTTGGGAACATTAAAGGTCTTGGACAATAAACACTTACAAAAATATAGTGCTGAGCTTGACAAAGCAGATAGTCTACGAGCAGCTGTTTATCAG GATTGGTTGGAAAAGAAAAGAGTCTTTCTACTGGAACTGCAGAGAATTAAAAGGAACAAAGCAGAAAATTTAAAGAAcgcaaatgaaaag AAAGAAGCTaccaagaaagaagaagcaaTTGCATCTTTTGAAGCCTGGAAGGCAATGaaagaaaaagaagcaaaaaagaaacTAGCTGAAAAAAAGAAGCTTGAGGAGTTGAAGAAACGGAGAGCAGCAGAACAGAATGAAGAGAAAAAAGAAGAAGCTCAAAAGGCA GCATttgaaaaatggaaagaaaagaaagcaGAATATTTAAGAGAGCAAAGTAGAAAGGAAAAACGAGCTGAAAGAAtcaagaagaagaaagaagaggaagCTAGTGCAGAAAAGAAACGAGACAGCATGTCTGCCGTTGATAAATG GaatgagaaaaaggaagaatttgTAAAACAAAAGAAGACAGAAAAAATCCAAGAGAAAAGACATCAAGAAATAGAACAGGttgaaagagaagaaaaagatAAAAGGGCTATGGAGGAATATGAAAGATGGCTG GAAGAGCCACCTCTGAAGGGCCAACTCAGCACAGCACAGAACCAGCAAAGGCTAGAAGCAGCGCCAGCTGCAAAA gaaaagaaagagaggagAGACCAGATTGAGAAAAAACAAAAGAAGCTCCAGGTTATCCTTGAGGATGAAACCCCTCCTCCATGGAGCCCACCTGGCAAAGCTGTGTCCTCAAGGAACTACTGA